The DNA sequence tagggGAGAATCCTACGGTACTGACCGGCATACAATAGCGACCAAAATTAGTTCTAGCTTTTTTCACCGGGTATTAGCAATTTTATTTGAATGAGAAAATGAATATAACGATTCTGTGCAACATATTTCGGAATCATACTGTTTGTTCCACTGCTTTCACTGTCCTGACATATCAAACGTGTATGTTGATATTCCAAATGTGAGAAGTTTTTCTTTGTGGTGCTGATATTTTATTTGTCAGGTAAGTAAAtgatttttactattttttttattgtatatactatatctaatCTATTAATTGTAATTACCTGCCCcaacttttcaattttctttgtatattatatacattacgATCTAAAAGGTTTCCACATGTTTCTCGTCCAGTATCCAACCAATCAGCAGTCGACCAGTACACATCAAACTCTTTTTATCAAGTTCAATCTGTTGGCAACTGAAATGAAATTAGAAAATGTCGTCAATTCTAAATACTGagcttcacaaaattaataTCAATACTTTTATTAAGTCCGTTTGTATTGCAAacacattttttaaattgtgaTTATTGCTGATTCTAGTCCAAGATATAACAAAAAAGCTTGGAGTGGtcgatattatatattacatacataGCACGACACTCCCCTATACGTATGTAATATCTCacatttgcataaatatatgCAAAACAAGCTATTTTTGTTTTAGAAACCTCGATGGGCTGTGTTTCTGTCCAATATGCaatggaaaataaataataGGCGATACTACTTCAGCGGATTTTACAACTGTCCACCAACTTGATATAAGAGGTGTTAAGGAAAGAATATTTTagtatatttctttaaattaacTTCCAATAATAATCGTAATTATTGATGGATAATTTGCTCGATGGAATTAAATTTGTTTACTTGCAAACTTGACGCACATCCATGAAAGGAGCGTAGTATAGTGTAAGAAGGCTGCAAAAGCGCAGGCATCACCTGcttctcttttatttcctcGTATCATAGAGGAGGTTGTGAATAATTACGGATGAATACATACTTGTAACAGTCAAACTGTAATGACAGATCCAACTTACTGAGACATAAAGTTGAGAACGACGCTGAACTACGCATTCACGAATAATTGATATCATAATGCGCATGAAGGGGACGCGCGCTGAGGAAACCGTCGGAGTAGCCTTTGAACGTGAGAGCAGGTGGTTCAGTTATGGGAAAACAGGCCTCTATGGATATCCAACGAGGTAATTTCACATATTGCCTAATAAATATTGGTAAAAACCAGCGGGATTAGcagaaatttctcttttatcacTTTAATCGTTGAAAATAAGAggtgaataattgaaaataatacaaaactgGAGACTATAATTTTAGATAATACTACGGATAGTGGAAGAGAAATATGACATATTTAATCTTGCGACTGTGAATTATTGTTTAAGTACCTATTTATAGATAAAGATGTAGATTTAAACAATGTGTACGCTTGGAATTACAACCTGCTGAAGTTTATGGGTATCTGGCCGGAAGAGAGGAAATGGAACCGATCTTCCAGTTATCTCGTTCTATTACCGTGTATCATAATGCTGTGCTTCGCATGTGCTCCACAAACAATTAACCTTCCGATAATCGCCGGTGACTCTGACCTAGTGATCGAGAATCTATCGACTAATATTACCGTCATGGTTTCCCTTATGAAGACTCTGACTGTTTGGATCAACGGCATACGTAAGCATTTCACATAATTCGACAACAGTaaattaaacaataaatatggatttgtcttcttttttaacTAAAAATACTGCCAAATGTGCAGATTATACTCTTATCTATTTacgttatattttaaaatattcattaatattattctaaTTGTTACACAAGCAAGATCCATTAAGACTTATTCTATCTACCATTTCCTTCTCTTCCAAGCGTTAAAGTCTCTACTGAGATACATGGCCAATGACTGGGACACAGTGACGAATAATACCGAACGAGAAACAATGGTGAACATTGCAAGGATCACTAGAAAGATTACAATAGGAAGCACATTGATGGTTAACATCGTAATTCTCGCTTTTGTGCCTGCACGATTGTCTAGCATGAAAAATAACGACATTACACTATTCCTTCGTGGCTATTACCCGTACAACACTAGTATCAGTCCAAATTTCGAATTGACAATGATCGGTCAATACGTGGCTGCCATTTATGCAGCGAATACGTACACAACTGTAGATACTCTCGTCGTCTTACTGATTTTCCATGTCTGCGGACAGCTTTCGATTTTGAGGCAAGATTTAGAGAAGATTCATTCGTACGatgagaaaaatatagaaatgaaGATGCAGAAGATTGTCGAAAAGCATGAATATATAAATAGGTTCGTATTAAGGAAATTTGTTATTTTGTTGAAGATACTAGGGAATATATACAGAGAAGAGAATAAGTTAGAATAAATGTATGCATGGAATGTTAATTTTCGATGTTTAAGTTAATTAATGTAAAACCATTGTATGCTCgtcttttattttcttcgtcTCAACCTTTAAGCTCATAATGTTGTTGTCATTTGCTAGCTATTAATCTTGTCATGTGTACAACTAAGGTTCGCGGGAAGGATAGAGAATTCCTTTAACCTGATGCTTCTGCTTCAAATGCTGAGTTGCACCATCCAGATATGCTCTCAGTCTTACCAACTTATTATGGTACGATGAAAAACATACCTTCTTGCAAGTGTATAtcatataaaaaaatttcaaaaagtatCACAAAATAATATATCATTATTCTCATAATTCAATGTGCAGTCGTTAGGAGAGAATACAATGGAAGACATGATTTTGCAAATTTCGTTTCTGTTGATATACGTAGCTTACGTGATGTTGCAACTGTTTCTATATTGTTACATGGGAGAAAAACTAGCAGCCGAGGTActttttagaaaaaaaaaatgaatggaTTGTCTTATCTAGAGGtgggaaattattaaaattttcaattttttcagaGTACAGAAATAGCTAACATAGCCTACAGTACAAAATGGTACAATTTACCTCCCAAAAATGCAAGATGGCTTGTAATTATTATGTGTCGTGCCAGGTCTTCACCCTTACAAATTACAGCAGGCAGATTTTGTTCCTTTACTTTCGCGCTCTATTGTCAGGTAAGTGTAAACGAGTTATTGTTGTGTACTATATTTTCGGAAATGAAGATGATTTTCGATCTTTTAACTGGACTGCTGTATGTCGTTCTATGTCATATGAAGCGATTTGTGGAGACGATGGGCTTAAAAAGCTGCATGTCACTATCGTTTCTAGAAGAATAATGCAAGTATAAAAAAATGATATGCGCTATTATATTGGTCATAGGAAACCGTAAAACTTTTTCCCGGATTATTTTTTTCTAATACATACCATTTGGAAAATACCAAGAAAAAAGCTGGCTAATAAATCCGTGAACACCCTATTTGTTTAAGACTTAGCTTAGATATAAAATAAGTAGATGTGTGTAAACCTTTAGATGCAACAGTATTCTCAAACACGTTTCGGAATGTGCAGagattagaaaaatatgtaatgaAAATCATTTATCCGGAGTGTGAAGATGAATAATAatcaaaaatatgtatatacatatataatatctcacatttatataaacatatacagaacaatatttcttttttgtatTCAGGTCTTAAAAACCTCGATGGGATACGTTTCTGTTCTATAcgcaatgaaaaataaataatagacGATCCGATACATCTGTGAATTTTATAACCGTCCAACAGCTTGATAAAAGAAGCGATACAAAAAGAATATTTTCGTATACTTCTCTAAATGATACATTATATCTCAaagtaatgagaattaaaatagCGCAACAAAAAAATTAGATACTGTgtaaagtaataaaattattaattattaaagagATTCCTCGACACCACGAGTGTTTCTCAGGAAACCTTGAAGATATCATCTTTCCCCCTTTTCGCAGATCGACATTTTTCCCATCACAATTGTTGAGAATAAAGAAAAATTGGTCACCGTTTGCTTTGACGCGTACAGATAAAAAATGAGCAGGCTTTCGAGTTTGCTGGCAAaacaatgtacgtatgtgtaatTTAGCGAAGTTTGGTACAATTCTTCCTGGATCCTACGCCAACGAATTGATGATCCTacttgatatatgtatatttgtaaTGCATAAATATTTTTGCTGTTCCCATTTTATACCAAGCTACTACCACACATATCAGCAAAGGTTTACACAAAGTATGTGGTTTGCTGTGAAAGCAGTTAAATAAGTACACAAGTTAGGGGAAGGTTCTTCGCGTCATTCGCATCCCCTATGCTTGGTTTATAAATTCGTACGTCGATCCAAGGCAGTGACAGTTACGCGTGTGATACGGGGACATGATTTTCTGTGTTTTCAGGTCAGAGCAGTAGTACGCTAGTAGTGTCGGAGCAGCATTTATGGAGAGTGCAGTTTTTTTTAGTGGATTGTTATTAACATTTAGCATTTCACATAATTCATATTATGCATAATACGCATAGCGTGGTATTTCTGCTCTCCTTCGAAAAAAATATGAAgctaagaaatattttcttctaaaaAAAGAACTTACCATTTGGATTGCCCCTCTGGGTTCGGCTAACCCTGTACTTGCCCCTTGTCTTTAGCCTTGCAGAAAATCGGAACTGAGAAATCGTCAATTTTGCGGCCGATAATAGCACTCGCCATATAGTTCGATTCGAGTGATTCGAGATCCGTTCGTTTTTTGGTTTTACTGACGTCTTCGACAATTACCTACAATTAAAGCACAAAAGGtgaaaatttttattcgattGAAGTGTGAACGTTTGGATTATTAGGATTTGATTCATGGTGATAtagcttttaataaaatttgataGCTGAGATTGGATAGTAGGTCTAATTTGGTGATCAAAATTTGCAATATTTCTGGCGAGATTGTTTATCCTCCTATTTTATCGAGTGTAAATAATTGTCTAAGTAATGTATTACTGTGCTGTATGCAAAAAGTAATCATGATTGTGTGTAATTTAAtagtattatataaaataatttatacataACTACAgctttttccattttttaacaattttctatCTTACCCTTTTAATTAAGCAGGTGCtttcttattcttattattaAATGTACCTCTATTTGTCTTATATTTTTCTGATACAATTTGTTTCCATACAATGTTGATATGTATGTGTTCTCGTCTCACTTACATgctaaatattttcttaaaacaTTGAAACTCTATTTGTCGGTTGAAACGAAAACAATAGTTAGTTAAAAATTTCCTATGATACCTTTGTTCATGTACTGCGAACAAGCCTCCCTTTACAAATGTGAAGGAGTTTCACATCGAATTTGGGTAACACATAAATGCGAATAAAAACGTAGCGTGTTCCATAGTAAAAGTTTCTCAATAAAGGCAATCAATTATTCAACGAAGAAGACAGAAAGTATCCAGTAAGTAGTTAAGCTAAAGACAGTTTGTTAGCAGGCGAAGACGATTAAAAAAATTTGTCTATCCTCGTAAACGCGAAACTTCGAAGTTTGCACGTACTACTTGGAAGTTGTAACATTTTCACATGAGGTGGTTTCTCACGTACCGAGAGGAGCAGGCATTTTTCTTTCGTGTAAAGAACGAGAAATTCGTGGCAGTCATTTAATCGTGCAGCTGGCGTGTGCGTAGTTCTAATGGACTTCGATGCAGGTaccatttttaattattttcgtgaatTTTACTTAATCTTCGAATATATCATGGGAtacctaaaaagaaaaatacaatgaaaaataaattatatagtaaCATTCCAATTTCACTTTAAAAAGTTGCAACATATCTCATATCATATtagttaatttttattataagaaATACAATCATTCTAAAGAAACTTTAATATCTCCTAGTATTCAATAAGCGTAAGATTTTCCACGAACTCGTTTACTTTTAAGGATTGAAGACAGCCATTGGATGGAATCGTTGGAACATGGAACTAATTGGCATCTGGCCGGAACCGAGAAGAACTGACGAACGATTGTCACATTTCAAGGCTCTATTTTATTTGTCCATAATAACTATATTTGGAACTGGACCGCAGAGTGCGAACCTATTTTTCATATGGGGGAATCTTGAGTTGGTGACAGAAAATCTGTCAACAGCTAATATTCCTGGTATAAACGCGATGATAAAGCTGATCTTCGCTTGGTACTACAAAGACAGTACGTATAGAGAGGACAAGCGATCTACTAAACAATTACAATGGTGCGCGCTTAAATTCTATTAGATCGGGGATCCACGTTTTTCTCGCGGAACAGCGATTTTGTTCTGGAAATATTCCCAGTCCCCTCAATAAGGACAGAGAATAAACTTTGGATTTAAGAGAAAAAATTGCACTGGaatcttttacattttttatagatttttctttttttctttggtATTTAAATCACATCAACCACTTGGTTATTAGCgactatattattttatatttttttgataTTATGTTACTTATATCTAAAAACTCGGTAAGGTCTTTTGTTTtgtcaatatatatataaaagttgtGGTGTTTAGCGGTGTTATCTTACAAAAATCTCGTTATTTACACATTGAAGTGATACGAGTTAATAGGCcatttaacaaattaattagATTATATTTCAAGCTTTCAAACCTATCATGAAATCTTTCTACGATAACTGGCGCAGTGCGAAGACGGAAGAAGAAAAGGCAACGATGCTGAAGATGGCTAAACCTGCGAACTTTATTTCCGTCTGGTGTTCAATATTAACTCTCACAATGGTCACTGCATATTTAAGCCTTAGATCTATTACCGTCTATCTTTCTGATAGACTACATGAAAACCAGGATCGTTTGAGCTTGTATCCTGGATATTTTCCCTATAACATTCGACCAGTACCGATATTGTTAATGACCAATTTTGCTCAAGTAATTGCGGGATATTCAGCTACTATTTGCTATACCACTGTCGACACTTTTATCGCTATGTTAGTCCTGCATATATGTGgacaatttgaaattttaaggaAGAAATTATCAAGATTAATGGACGGCGAGGAAGGAAACAGAAGCATAGATGAGTTTCAAAAGGAGTTGGTTTGGATTATTAGCAAGCACGAGCATCTGAACTGGTAAATAGCATATCTCGATATTTACTAGCTTTTtatgtattaaattattatcttaTAATAAGATTTCTAAAATGAtccttataatattttataaggaTATTCCTTAACGTATTAAATGTGTATTATTTTGTTCTTAAGAACAGTACTAGAAAATTTGAGTTTTCTTTTATGTTATGATAATCTCAATTCCTCTTCAATACTATGATGTATTTTGATATTACCATATTTCAATACTTAATGTTCTCCAAGGCAATCATTTGTTAATATTCCAATACTTAAAATTTTCCATATCCTAGTATTTCagtattataatatttcattttctaacATTCCAACTTGAAACACTAATCCTGGTAATCACTTTTATTAAAGGCTTGCAGAGACGATCGAAAAATGCTTTAGTACGCTATTGTTGCTACAGATGTTACTGTGTACCATCGAAATATGCTTTCAAGGTTTCTTATTCTTCAACGTAAGTTACGTTTACTATATTCTTTATACTCCGTGGTTGTAATATCACAGTAATAACGCAAATTAACCAGGTATTGATTAAAAACGAAAATGAAATCTTCAACTTTCAACTGGTTTTCTTTGTCCTCTTCGTCTGCTTCATCCTTGTACACGTGTATCTTTATTGTTACATAGGCGAGATGCTTCTCATTCAAGTAAGTAATCCTTCTTGCCACTGTAATCAATATATTCATAACTGAGTACTGCTAGATCCGCTCTCATACTCCTTCTAAATTGGAAATCGTGAATAGAGTTTTAATGTCTGACTCGTCTCTCAAGAGCAACAATTATCTCAATCGTATTATAAATCATGAAGTTGGAACGATATTagattaaatttttatagtatcgcttattattaatttattattgtccaagtaaaataaaaatgttaaacgTGAACACAGTGCTTTCCATGATCAGAATAGATAAATAATCATCTTACATCAATCATCTTTTTTAAGAGATAAtagatacacatacatatatcttgatttttaatttatatttaaaaaaaaaacacagaactAACATTGGACGAAAATTTCACAAATGTtaagataattataattatttttaattcatcGATGCTTAATAAACAAACGAATAAAGCAGAGGCTCATGAAAGAATTAGAAAAGTTACTTTGGATGGTTTCAGAGTAGAGAAATGAGCAATTGCGCGTACGAATCGAATTGGTACAACGTCTCACCTTCTGAAACCAAATGTCTTCTATTCATCATGAACAGGTCCACTCGTCCACTTTGTTTGACTGCAGGCAAATTTGGTATCTTCTCTATGGAACTGTTCAGTACCGTATGTACAAATATCAACTCATTAACCACGACTATCCAAATACATAATTCACAGAAAAAGAGTAAATCACTTAAATTTTGTTTTAGATTCTAAAAACAGCGATGGGATACCTTTCGGTGTTACTAACAGTTGCAAATAACGATTAGACTTGTTCATTCGTAGTCAAGTTGCGAACTCATCTTTAAAGCACGTACCGTGATCTGTACGATTGTTCATTTGCAATTATTTGAGCGAAGTGTTATCACAGCTACAACATATCACGATACCGTTTGTAAAACTTGAGCGTATTAAACGTTACAGCACAAGACTAAACGAGAAAGTGAATATTCTCTACATCACAAAAAGAACATCCGCGATATAAGCAAAAGTTTCGAGCTTCGATTGCAGCTCGATTAGAGGCAAAGTTTCCTTTGCTGGCTGATAGATAAGATAATTATCGAAGACAAAGTTTCACGAAGAAGGCAGACCATCGAAAATACAATTTCTATATTTCAGTACGTCGGCCCTCGATCTTACCGTTGGCTAACCGAAAGAGTTCGAAATTGCAAGGTTTGTTTCGCTTCGCAAACTTCCAGATTGCGCCTATTAAAAGTTCCAGAAGAAAGGTTTCAACATCACTATTGTGAATGCGTAATGGGCGGCACGAAAGGCCTGCGCGTAATCTGCAGGATCAGTTATCGAAATATCCCTGCTGAGGAAACAAATAGAACAGAGACGTCGCGTCGATTCAGTCCGAATTTAATCTTTTCAACCGGTGAAAAAATTTCAACTTTGAGATTCGCGACTCATTGACATTTCTTAAAAGATTCGTTTCAAGAATTATAAACTCTCGAAAATATAATTCAAGTAACACGATTTCCACAGTTGTGAATgataaaaatttgttatttcttcAAACGAATCATAGTATTCTATAATTCCAATTATCGAATTCTAAATTTGATTGGCCCTCCTATAgttttataaatacaaatagAATTGTAAATATTCCAAACAATGTTCTTTTCTCAACGCGTTCAAGTTACGATGTAACGATTGCTTACAATTCTTGATAATTCTTGATAATTGCAATATATTCATAATTAGTACGTTCTCAAAATTACGTGAGGTATCGTTCGAAAGAAAAGATGGACTTTGCAATGGGATGGAATCGTTTCAACTTGACGTTACTCGGTGTGTGGCCAGAACCGAGAAAAGTTTCAAGAGGATCACGATTACTTTCGAGTATAATATTCTGGTTTACGACTATTGTGacgtttacttttatctgtGCACCACAAACAGCAAATTTGGTACTGAAATCGACTAATTTGGACGAAGTAATCGAAAACTTATCGATTAATATACCGATCGCCTTTGCATTGGTTAAGCAGATCGTTCTACGATATTATAAGAAAGGTAcccatacatatatatatatatttatatttatatttatatatatttacttataCATTTGTTTTTCCAAATCTACCTAATCAAAGAAATCACGTCTAAACGGAGACTTATTTCACCTTTGTAATAttctaagaaatattttatgtagcCATAAATATAGTCATAAATCCATAAATATCCTTAGTTAATTAATCTTTCACGATTCTAAATCAAGCTGAATTAATTTTATCCCTTTTAGTATCAATACGTAAAATCAATTATTCCGTATCAAGACTTAATTTCGAAATACGTACGTACCTATATCAAGTAGGTATATTAGGCCATACGTGAGCTCATTTAACAAGAAACACAAAGATCTAATTACTGATGCCTCACATAATTATCcattaatatttttctaaaatatgtGACGATATCCACAAATGTAATATACATGTAACAATTAATATCTCTTTAGCCCTAACGCTATTACTCAGCCAAATGTTCGACGACTGGACCGAGCCAATCGCAAATCAAGATCGTCAAATGATGTTAAAGAACGCGAGAATTAGTCGACTGATATCCATAGTCTGTTCCACTCTAACGTATCTCATGCTTTTCGCTTTTATATCGCTGCAAATTTGGAGTAATATGCAAAGTGCGTCAGAAGCCGATTTAGGAGGACTCCTTCATCCAGCCACGTTCCCTTACGACATAAGCAAAAGTCCAAATTTCGAGATCACATGGCTGGGACAGTTTATGGGCACAGTGTTAACCGCAATATGCTATTCTTGCTTCGACACGTTCCTTGCGGTTCTTGTGTTACACTTGTGCGGTCAATTAACTGTTGTTAGAATGGCTCTCAAGGATTTAGCTAACACGATGAAGAAGGATAATAATTACGAAAGATTCCATGAACGACTAGGATTCATTGTGAACAGGCACAATCTGTTATCTAGGTTGGTATAAACAATTTCATAGTGAACTAAAAATGTTTATTGAAATGTTTATTAGAATGGGTCTTAAAGGAAGGTTTATTTCTCTCgccaattattaaaaaaaaagaaagaaaaatagattaAGTGTTACTTAAAGAAAAGAAGATgttaataaatttagaaaaatgaaaaatgcacaacgataatttaattaaattaggaTTTAAAGAAGCATTTGTGATCCAAGGTTTGCCGTGATCGTGGAAGATTGCTTCAATCTCACGTTACTTATTCAAACTGTAATCTGCACAGCGATGTTTTGTCTTACTGGATATCGTATGATAACTGTATGCTGAAGTTAATATTACATTGGTATTTTTCCGACGAGACTAGAAATTCCTATATAATGTACACTCCGTTCCATTTTAGTCCGTAGATCAGGAGGAAGCGGATGTACCAATAGTTGGAATGATATTTTTCATCATACACGTAATTTATACTATGCTGcatctttttatttattgttatatagGAGAAATGCTTCTAGGGGAAGtgagttatttatacatataatagaatattttgttAAAGAACGAAAGTTCAATTTTTTTCTGGCTGAAGTAACGTTCCAGACGCCCTAATAAAACATTTACTTTCAGAGTAACGGTGTTGGACAATCAGCATACGAATGCGAGTGGTACGATTTACCACCGAAGAACGCCGTTTCACTAATTATCGTAATATGTCGCGCGAAAGTATCGTTTCAAATAACAGCTGGAAAATTCAGTCCCTTCTCTCTCGAACTCTTTAATGCTGTGAGTCAAACGATCATGAAcctaaattattttctaatggATTTTCACACACATTTAGACATGTATCTGAAGAATTGACAATGATATTTTGTTAGGTTCTAAAAACGTCTGCCGGATATCTTTCAGTATTGTTAGCCATGAAAGATTAACTGGTCGGAGAAAAGTAACATAATCGTATGGTTGAATTATATTGGTTCTTGTATGTGgaagaaacaataaaataacacAGTACACCGAGCATTTTATAAAATCACGTTAcatatcgtataaatattttgatatcCGTTCAAAGATTCATATTACGATTCATATAGCTCCATAAGAATGCTTTTATCCGAAGGAATTGCACAAATATTCGAAGAATCTTTTGGTAAAACGatcaaaacattgaaatattcataaaacTCACATTTCATTGAAATAGCACGTCTTCCAAAGATTTTGCTTTTGGTTATTTTCTCGTCGTTTCCACTTCGCCGTTTTAACTTACTGCAaggaaaaaatatgaaataaaagaatgcatcctatattatatacattataattATAAGAAAACAATGTTATTGCTgtcattaatataaaaaaaattgcacTTGTATAACATAACATAAAAAACCACAATATACAGATAAAGAGCACGCGGTATGTCGCGTAGAGCAATCTATACGTTGTGTCACTGCAGCGTACAGGGAAAGACTGCCCTTACAGAGACTTCTGGAACCACCTGAACCCTAAGTGAAAAATATGACAGAAGAAAGCTTCATACTGGACTACGTACTATATTGAAAGTattggcattactatataactgcACATT is a window from the Bombus affinis isolate iyBomAffi1 chromosome 9, iyBomAffi1.2, whole genome shotgun sequence genome containing:
- the LOC126920130 gene encoding uncharacterized protein LOC126920130 encodes the protein MGIWPEERKWNRSSSYLVLLPCIIMLCFACAPQTINLPIIAGDSDLVIENLSTNITVMVSLMKTLTVWINGIPLKSLLRYMANDWDTVTNNTERETMVNIARITRKITIGSTLMVNIVILAFVPARLSSMKNNDITLFLRGYYPYNTSISPNFELTMIGQYVAAIYAANTYTTVDTLVVLLIFHVCGQLSILRQDLEKIHSYDEKNIEMKMQKIVEKHEYINRFAGRIENSFNLMLLLQMLSCTIQICSQSYQLIMSLGENTMEDMILQISFLLIYVAYVMLQLFLYCYMGEKLAAESTEIANIAYSTKWYNLPPKNARWLVIIMCRARSSPLQITAGRFCSFTFALYCQVSVNELLLCTIFSEMKMIFDLLTGLLYVVLCHMKRFVETMGLKSCMSLSFLEELRLDSRSNLVIKICNISGEIVYPPILSSVNNCLRLKTAIGWNRWNMELIGIWPEPRRTDERLSHFKALFYLSIITIFGTGPQSANLFFIWGNLELVTENLSTANIPGINAMIKLIFAWYYKDTFKPIMKSFYDNWRSAKTEEEKATMLKMAKPANFISVWCSILTLTMVTAYLSLRSITVYLSDRLHENQDRLSLYPGYFPYNIRPVPILLMTNFAQVIAGYSATICYTTVDTFIAMLVLHICGQFEILRKKLSRLMDGEEGNRSIDEFQKELVWIISKHEHLNWLAETIEKCFSTLLLLQMLLCTIEICFQGFLFFNVLIKNENEIFNFQLVFFVLFVCFILVHVYLYCYIGEMLLIQSREMSNCAYESNWYNVSPSETKCLLFIMNRSTRPLCLTAGKFGIFSMELFSTILKTAMGYLSVLLTVANND
- the LOC126920684 gene encoding odorant receptor 13a-like; amino-acid sequence: MDFAMGWNRFNLTLLGVWPEPRKVSRGSRLLSSIIFWFTTIVTFTFICAPQTANLVLKSTNLDEVIENLSINIPIAFALVKQIVLRYYKKALTLLLSQMFDDWTEPIANQDRQMMLKNARISRLISIVCSTLTYLMLFAFISLQIWSNMQSASEADLGGLLHPATFPYDISKSPNFEITWLGQFMGTVLTAICYSCFDTFLAVLVLHLCGQLTVVRMALKDLANTMKKDNNYERFHERLGFIVNRHNLLSRFAVIVEDCFNLTLLIQTVICTAMFCLTGYRMITSVDQEEADVPIVGMIFFIIHVIYTMLHLFIYCYIGEMLLGESNGVGQSAYECEWYDLPPKNAVSLIIVICRAKVSFQITAGKFSPFSLELFNAVLKTSAGYLSVLLAMKD